GACCGGCGCGGTCTGCGCGGGCGTCGGAGTCACAGCCGGCGGGGCCTGGACGTCGGCCGGCGGCGGCTCGGGGTCAGAGGCCTCGGCCGGCCCCTCGGCCGGACCGTCGGCGGCCTCCGACGCGGGCTCGCCGACCGTCTCGACCGCAGCGGCTGTCGGAGGGCCGCCGGTCGCGGGCCACGCGACCCACACCCCGAGGCCGCTCGCCGCGAGGGCGACGGCGCCGAGGGCGGCCCACACCACAGGCCTCGACACCGCCGACGACGGCGCCGAGGCGGCCACGGCCGAGACGACGTGAGGCGCGGGAGGGGGCGCCGCGAGAGCCTGGTCAAGCGCGCGCGCCATCAAGGCGGCGCTCGAAAAGCGGTCGTCGGGGTCGAGCGCGGTCGCCGTGCGGATCCAGTCGCGGAGCCCGACGGGGAGCGCGGCGCCGTCGAGGGCCGCGTCGAATGGGTCTCGGCCGGAGGTGTGGAGCGCGTCGGAGCGACGGCGGGCGGTGAACTCGCGCGCCTCGGCGGGCGCCAGGAGCGTGTAGGCCGTCATCCCGACGCTGTAGAGGTCGCTCTCGGCGCGCGTCTCTTCGCCGCGGTCGACCTCCGGAGCCGCGTAGCCGGGCGAGCCGGCGCCGACGGCGGACGGGACGACGGCCGTGAGCTCCGAGATGCCGCTCCGCGCGATGCCGAGGTCCACGACGTAGAGGTTGTCGTGGGCATCGAGGATGAGGTTGTCGGGCTTGACGTCGCGGTGGAAGACCGGCGTATCGGTCACGGGCCGCCCCCCCAGGTCGCGCGACGGCCGCGTATGGAGCGTGTGGAGATAGTCGAGCACCCGGAGCGTGTCGCGGAGCCACGGGACGGCTTCGTCGACCGTGAACGGCGCTTCCCGCTCGCGGCGGCGCTTTTTGAGCGAGTCGCCCGCGATGTACTCCATGACCACGACCCACCGGCCGCGGTCCTCGAACAGGGCCTCAACGACCGGGAGGCGGGGGTGCCGGAGCCGTCGGAGCAGCAGGGCCTCCTTCCGCAGCAGGTCCTGGTTGAGCTGGTCGTGCCCCGTGTCGACCCGGCTCACCTTCAGCGCTACCTCGCGCGACCCGAACTCGCGCTCCCCGATGTGCCCGGTGTCGACGGCCCGAAGGACGCTCCCGGAGGCGCCCTCCCCCAGCGCCCCGAGCACCCGGTACTTCCCCCCGACGAGGTCGCCCGGCCGGAACGGGTCGGCGGGCGACGTGCGGGCTACGGTCGTCTCGTCGCGGAGCACGGCCATGACCCGGTCGAACAGCACCTTGTCGTTCCGGCGGAGCGCCGCCAGCTTCGCGTGTCGCTCGTCCTCGCTCAACCCCTCCAGTCGAGCGACGAGATCCTTCGGGGTCGGCGAGCCGGGGGAAGTCATGAGGTCGTGAGCGTCGGTCGCGCCGAACCTACCGCGTCGGGCACACATGGGACCCGGCCGTCGTCTGCGCCTCTCCCCTGCGCGTCCCCACCGTGCCCATGCCGCCCGTCCGCCCCACCCCGCCCGGCCCCGGGCAGCGCTCCGTCTGGGACTTCCCACGGCCGCCGGCCCTCGAACCCGTCGGTGAGACGGTCCGCATCGACTTCGGCGGGCGGGAGATCGCGCGGACCGACCGCGCGCTCCAGATCCTCGAGACGAGCCACCCGCCGACGGTCTACCTCCCGCCTGACGCCTTCGCCGAGGGCGTGCTCGTCCCCCGCCCCGAAACGTCCGGTTGCGAGTGGAAGGGGCGCGCGGTCTACTTCGACGTCGTCTCCGGCGGCGCCCGGGCCGAGAAGGCCGCGTGGGGCTACCCCGACCCGACGCCAGCCTTCCGCGCCCTCAAAGACCGCGTCGCCGTCTACGCCGGGCCGATGGACGCCTGCTGGATCGGCGACGAGCGCGTCGAGCCGCAGCCGGGCGGGTTCTACGGCGGCTGGGTCACGTCCCGCGTCGTCGGCCCGTTCAGGGGCGCGCCGGGCACGTGGGGCTGGTAACGGCGGGCGGCCTCGGCGCTAGGTTCGGTCCCCTTCCAGCCGCCCCATGCCCCTCCGCCTCTCCGACCTCCCCGTCGCCCACGCCAACCGTGGCGCGGTCCGCGCGCTCCTGTTGGCGGCCGTGGCGGTGGTGTTCGTGGCGATGGTCTCCGAGGTCGCGATGGCCGCGTTCTTGGGGGTCGTGATCGCGGTGTTCTTGCTGCCAGTCCACACGTGGCTTGTGTCCCGGCTCAGGAAGGCGACGCCGGCGGCGCTCGTGACGCTCCTCCTCGTCATCGTACCGGTGCTGGCGGTCGCCGGATACGGATACCTGGAGGTCCGAGACGCGGCCGAGTACCTGGGCGCGCACACGGCGGAGGTGGCCCAGAAGGTGGCCGAGGCCGTGAGCCGCCTCCCGTTCGTGACCTCCGACGTCAGCGGGGTGATCGAGTCGGGGTTGGACCGGGCGGCCGAGGCCGCGACGGGCGTGCCGGACGGGCTCCAGGACGCGATCGGGGAGTTCGCCGTCGCCGCCGCGATGTTCCTGTTCACGGCCTTCTACGTGCTGACCGAGCGGGCCCGGATCGTGGCCTACCTCCGCGAGCGCGTGCCCGCCAGCTACGCCCCGCTGGCCGCCCACCTCGAGCGTCATGCGAAGGGCGTGCTCTACGGGGCCATCTACGCGACGCTCGTCGCCCAGACGCTCAAGGCGCTGTGGCTGCTCGCGCTCCTCCTGGTGTTCGGCGTCCCGCTCCCGTTCACGCTCGCGCTTCTGGCCTTCGTGATCGGCTTCTTCCCCGTCGTCGGGTCGTGGACGATCTACCTGCCGGCGGCCGGCTGGCTCCTCGTCTTCGACGGGTCGCCGGGGAAGGCGGCGGCCCTCGTGGCGCTGGCGTTCGTCGTCAGCACGCCGCTCGTGACGTTCTACGTCCGCCCGAAGTTGGCCGCCGACCGATCCCACGTGCTCGACTTCTACTGGATGTTCGTCGGGCTGACGGCCGGGGTCTTCGCCTTCGGGATCCCCGGCGTCGTGCTCGGGCCGGTCGTCGTGGGGCTGTTGAAGGCGCTCCTCGACGTGGTCACCGACGACGAGAGCTGGCGGACGGCCGACGGCGACGACCCCGAAGCCGACGTCCTCGCCCAGGACGCCGTCGAGGCGGCCGGCTAGCGGGCCAGCCAGTCGGCGTAGAGCTCGGGGCGTCGGTCGCGGAGGAACAGCCGCCGCGCGTGCGACTGGCGCACCGCGTCGAGGTCGACGTCGGCGATCAGGATCTCCTCCGTGCCCTGGCCCGCACGGGCGATCACGCGGCCGTCCGGCGAGCAAACGAAGCTTTCGCCGGCGAACGTCAGCCGCTCCTCCGGCCCGACGCGATTTGCGAGCGCGGTGAAGTACCCGTTTTGGAACGCCGCGACGCGCATCTCGGCCTCGTACAGCCCCTCGGGCCATTCCCCGACGGCCCCGGCCTGCGGCACCACGACGAGCTCGGCGCCGTCGAGCGCGAGCGCGCGCATGGCCTCCGGGTAGTGCCGGTCGTAGCAGATCGCCACGCCGACGCGACCGGCCGCCGTCTCGTAGACCGGCAGCCCGCGGTCGCCCGGCGCGTAGTAGCCCTGCTCGTGGAACGCCTCGTAGTCGGTGATGTGAATCATCCGCGTCCGTCCGAGCAGCGTCCCGTCGGCGTCGATGACGGGCGACGTGTCGTAGGTCCGGTCCCCATCCCGCTCGAACAGGTTGAGCACGGCGACGACGCCCCGCGCGGCGCACCGCTGCTGAAACGCCTCGACGGTCGGGCCGGGGATCGGCTCGGCCCGGGCGAGCGCCTCGGGCGTCGCGTGGCGCTGGGGGTAGAACGGCGTGAACGGGAGCTCGGCGAAGGCGACGAGGTCGGCCCCGGCGTCGGCGGCGCGATCGAAGGCTGCCAACCCGCGGCGGAGGTTGTCGTCGAGGTTGTCGGTGGCGGGCTGCTGGACGAGGGCGAGGCGCATGGAGGCTGGGGGCTGGAGGGTGGGGACACAAGGTGAGCACGCCTCGACCGCAGAGCCCCCCTTTCCGTTGTCGTCCCGAGCGGAGCGAGGGGTGTCATTTCGGCTGGCTCCCCACTCACCACGAGTGGCACGCTCGGGTCCGACGATCCTTCGCTGCGCCGCTACGCGGCTCCGCTCAGGATGACACATCGGAGGCCGCGAGCCGGCGGACACCCCGACGACGCGGGCCCCTCCTTCTCGGTGCCGAGGCGGGCAGGGCAGGTGTCGTCCGTTTCCGACTCTCCCGTTCCCGCGAGCGCCGCAGGCCGCCCTCTTCCCCCGGCTTTCGCGGTCTCGGGGTCGGCGGCTCTGTTGTTTTGAGCCACTCCCAACCGACCCCACCCCCATGGAGCGCACGCTCGCCATCATCAAGCCGGACGCCGTCAAGGCGGGCCACGCCGGCAAGATCCTCGACCGCATCCTCTCGGAGGGCTTCGCCGTCCGCGCGATGAAGCTCGTCACCCTGACCCAGGCCCAGGCCGAGGGGTTCTACGCCGTCCACGCCGAGCGGCCGTTCTTCGGCGAGCTCACCGAGTTCATGTCGTCCGGCCCGTGCGTCCCGCTGGTCCTCGAGCGCGAGGACGCCGTCGCCAAGTGGCGGGAGGTGATCGGCGCGACGAACCCGGCCGAGGCCGCCGAGGGCACGATTCGGAAGCAGTTCGCGACCTCGATGGGCGAGAACGCCGTCCACGGCTCCGACTCCGCCGAGAACGGCGTCAAGGAGGGCCGCTACTTCTTCTCGGAGAGCGAGATCGTCCAGAACGGCGCCGACGTCATCGACGCGTAGCGCGTCGTCGCCACGGATTTTGCGGCCGGTGCCTCCCCGCGCCGGCCGTTTTTTGTAGCTCTGCTCGCCTCGGCACCGAGGCGGGCGGAGCTAGCGGCGACGGCGACCGTTGCCGCGGCTGCCGGGGAGCGGGCGCCCGAGCCGCGGCGCGAACAGGTCGCTCGTGTCGACGGCGTTCGTGACGGCCGGCATCGTCGGGTCCGAGACGTCGGCGCCGTCGAGGTCGAACGTCTCCGTCGGGTT
This sequence is a window from Rubrivirga marina. Protein-coding genes within it:
- a CDS encoding AI-2E family transporter is translated as MPLRLSDLPVAHANRGAVRALLLAAVAVVFVAMVSEVAMAAFLGVVIAVFLLPVHTWLVSRLRKATPAALVTLLLVIVPVLAVAGYGYLEVRDAAEYLGAHTAEVAQKVAEAVSRLPFVTSDVSGVIESGLDRAAEAATGVPDGLQDAIGEFAVAAAMFLFTAFYVLTERARIVAYLRERVPASYAPLAAHLERHAKGVLYGAIYATLVAQTLKALWLLALLLVFGVPLPFTLALLAFVIGFFPVVGSWTIYLPAAGWLLVFDGSPGKAAALVALAFVVSTPLVTFYVRPKLAADRSHVLDFYWMFVGLTAGVFAFGIPGVVLGPVVVGLLKALLDVVTDDESWRTADGDDPEADVLAQDAVEAAG
- a CDS encoding carbon-nitrogen hydrolase family protein, which gives rise to MRLALVQQPATDNLDDNLRRGLAAFDRAADAGADLVAFAELPFTPFYPQRHATPEALARAEPIPGPTVEAFQQRCAARGVVAVLNLFERDGDRTYDTSPVIDADGTLLGRTRMIHITDYEAFHEQGYYAPGDRGLPVYETAAGRVGVAICYDRHYPEAMRALALDGAELVVVPQAGAVGEWPEGLYEAEMRVAAFQNGYFTALANRVGPEERLTFAGESFVCSPDGRVIARAGQGTEEILIADVDLDAVRQSHARRLFLRDRRPELYADWLAR
- a CDS encoding DUF427 domain-containing protein, coding for MPPVRPTPPGPGQRSVWDFPRPPALEPVGETVRIDFGGREIARTDRALQILETSHPPTVYLPPDAFAEGVLVPRPETSGCEWKGRAVYFDVVSGGARAEKAAWGYPDPTPAFRALKDRVAVYAGPMDACWIGDERVEPQPGGFYGGWVTSRVVGPFRGAPGTWGW
- the ndk gene encoding nucleoside-diphosphate kinase yields the protein MERTLAIIKPDAVKAGHAGKILDRILSEGFAVRAMKLVTLTQAQAEGFYAVHAERPFFGELTEFMSSGPCVPLVLEREDAVAKWREVIGATNPAEAAEGTIRKQFATSMGENAVHGSDSAENGVKEGRYFFSESEIVQNGADVIDA
- a CDS encoding serine/threonine protein kinase, whose amino-acid sequence is MTSPGSPTPKDLVARLEGLSEDERHAKLAALRRNDKVLFDRVMAVLRDETTVARTSPADPFRPGDLVGGKYRVLGALGEGASGSVLRAVDTGHIGEREFGSREVALKVSRVDTGHDQLNQDLLRKEALLLRRLRHPRLPVVEALFEDRGRWVVVMEYIAGDSLKKRRREREAPFTVDEAVPWLRDTLRVLDYLHTLHTRPSRDLGGRPVTDTPVFHRDVKPDNLILDAHDNLYVVDLGIARSGISELTAVVPSAVGAGSPGYAAPEVDRGEETRAESDLYSVGMTAYTLLAPAEAREFTARRRSDALHTSGRDPFDAALDGAALPVGLRDWIRTATALDPDDRFSSAALMARALDQALAAPPPAPHVVSAVAASAPSSAVSRPVVWAALGAVALAASGLGVWVAWPATGGPPTAAAVETVGEPASEAADGPAEGPAEASDPEPPPADVQAPPAVTPTPAQTAPVQTAPARPAPQPRAPVEPVTQTGAIQAVVLADDGTPIPSARVRVVGTSSAGTTDGNGDVGFAGLAPGVLMVEVEAPGYVARQFRFELDPGGSVTRTLQFAIEDLKLEAY